From the Arvicola amphibius chromosome 2, mArvAmp1.2, whole genome shotgun sequence genome, one window contains:
- the Cgref1 gene encoding cell growth regulator with EF hand domain protein 1, whose protein sequence is MFHWLTQALMLPLLLLPLGHTAPKDGAARLDPEVQQQLPPNPFEPGPDQLQRLQNYLKGLEKMEEDPEQMDRERVLLYLFALHDYDQNGQLDGLELLSMLTAALAPEAAHFPINPVILVVDQVLETQDLDGDGLMTPAELINFPGDAPKHTESLPPALQEPQPAGRPLHLANSPLQPETQQSLETREETRGQVEAKRESLEAVQEAGHQTGAKVDSLSHEGETRRQVEAEGEVPGPRENAGGQVGSKDNEGEAKEMPVETSDTINTPNAVEAHSIQLENDEI, encoded by the exons ATGTTCCACTGGCTGACGCAAGCGTTGATGCTGCCACTATTGCTGCTACCTTTGGGTCACACTGCTCCCAAGGATGGAGCCGCAAG GTTGGACCCTGAAGTGCAACAGCAGCTCCCGCCCAACCCCTTCGAGCCAGGTCCTGACCAGCTCCA ACGGCTGCAGAATTACCTCAAGGGACTAGAGAAGATGGAAGAGGACCCAGAGCAAATGGACCGGGAGCGCG TCCTGCTCTACCTCTTCGCTCTTCACGACTATGACCAGAACGGACAGCTGGATGGCCTGGAGCTGTTGTCCATGCTGACAGCAGCTCTGGCCCCTGAAGCTGCACACTTTCCCATCAACCCG GTTATCCTGGTAGTGGACCAGGTACTTGAGACCCAGGACCTGGATGGAGATGGGCTCATGACTCCCGCAGAGCTAATCAATTTCCCAGGAGATGCCCCCAAGCACACGGagtcccttcccccagctctccaGGAGCCACAACCTGCTGGAAGGCCGCTGCATTTAGCTAACAGTCCATTGCAACCAGAAACCCAGCAATCCCTGGAGACTAGAGAAGAAACTAGGGGCCAGGTGGAGGCCAAAAGGGAGTCTTTGGAAGCTGTACAGGAGGCTGGACATCAGACAGGGGCTAAAGTAGATAGCCTCAGTCATGAAGGGGAGACTAGGAGACAGGTGGAGGCTGAAGGAGAAGTCCCAGGTcccagagagaatgctggggggCAGGTGGGGAGCAAGGACAATGAAGGGGAAGCCAAAGAAATGCCAGTGGAAACATCAGATACCATAAACACCCCAAATGCGGTTGAGGCTCACAGTATTCAACTGGAGAATGATGAGATATAA
- the Khk gene encoding ketohexokinase isoform X2 — protein sequence MRPTPALSFPCLEPAAPSWAPWPLAMLPILSWMTSADILWTYNTRSFRPRAPSPPRQSSSTRPAVAAPSCTPTGPCAPVYPSHSWGRSRQCVALTCVSLPSPWLGSLPQSFLVADFKQRGVDVSQVAWQSQGDTPCSCCIVNNSNGSRTIILYDTNLPDVSAKDFEKVDLTRFKWIHIEGRNASEQVKMLQRIEQYNAKQPLPQRVRVSVEIEKPREELFQLFGYGEVVFVSKDVAKHLGFQSAAEALRGLYGRVKKGATLVCAWAEKGADALGPDGQLLHSDAFPPPRVVDTLGAGDTFNASVIFSLSKGNSMQEALRFGCQVAGRKCGLQGFEGIV from the exons TTTTGTCCTGGATGACCTCCGCCGACATTCTGTGGACCTACAATACGCGGTCCTTCAGACCGAGGGCTCCATCCCCACCTCGACAGTCATCGTCAACGAGGCCAGCGGTAGCCGCACCATCCTGCACGCCTACAG GCCCGTGTGCTCCAGTGTACCCTTCCCACTCCTGGGGGAGGTCTAGGCAATGTGTAGCTCTAACCTGTGTCTCCTTGCCCTCTCCCTGGCTCGGGTCCCTCCCCCAAAGCTTCCTGGTGGCTGACTTCAAGCAGAGGGGCGTGGATGTGTCTCAAGTGGCctggcagagccagggagatacCCCTTGCTCTTGCTGCATCGTCAACAACTCCAATGGCTCCCGTACCATTATACTCTACGACAC GAACCTGCCAGATGTGTCTGCCAAGGACTTTGAGAAGGTTGATCTGACCCGGTTCAAGTGGATCCACATTGAG GGCCGGAATGCATCGGAACAGGTGAAGATGCTGCAGCGGATAGAACAGTACAACGCCAAGCAGCCTCTGCCCCAGAGAGTTCGGGTGTCGGTGGAGATCGAGAAACCCCGGGAAGAGCTCTTCCAGCTGTTTGGCTATGGTGAGGTG GTGTTTGTCAGCAAAGATGTGGCCAAGCACCTGGGGTTCCAGTCAGCGGCAGAGGCCCTGAGAGGCTTGTATGGTCGTGTGAAGAAAGG GGCTACACTCGTCTGCGCCTGGGCTGAGAAGGGCGCCGATGCCCTGGGCCCTGATGGGCAACTGCTGCACTCGGATGCCTTCCCACCGCCCCGAGTAGTAGacactctgggggctggagacaccTTCAATGCCTCTGTTATCTTCAGCCTTTCGAAGG GAaacagcatgcaggaggccctgagaTTCGGCTGCCAAGTGGCTGGCAGGAAGTGCGGCCTGCAGGGCTTTGAGGGCATTGTGTGA